ttattcaatTTTTACGTACAAAAATTTGGAATTGTTTTGTTTGGGTTCCCGGTCTTATCAATCGTAAATCCTAAATAGCTCGTGTCACCCAACAATATTGTAGTCGTGAACCTGCTTCTAACGGGAAAAAAACTCATGTCTCTTTGGGTTTACTAAGTCACATGCTTGATAGATGATCCATTGTACCATAAGTGGATGACATTCACCCTACAGTTACCAGCTAAGAATATTGATCTTtgtgccatacaattaattactcTCTTTTTGTCTATGTAGCAATAGGAAGAAGAACAAGTGTTATGGGTGTGTCATAGATACAACTAAAATGTTCAATGTCACTTGAGTTGGTCCCTTCATAAAACAATATCTTCGGTTGACTACTTATACTAGGAACATTGCCCCTACCTTAAGTTTCATTCTACAAGAGAGTAAACATTGCCCCTGCCTTGGACAACAAGCCTTCGAAATTTCACACATGTTGGCTCAACGTTAAAAAAATGCAAATGTAGCATGAAAAAATTAACTTCAAATGTTGTTCATTTTTTGTTTGGTGATACATGATCTCTAAATAATCAGTTGAGGAATGAAATTTGGGACTAACAAGTGTATTGTTTATTTGCTTTCACAAATCTCTAGTTATACTTTATGCGGGAGGAACTAAAGCTAGAGAACGAACACGAAGATGGGCATGGTGTCACGGAAAAATGTGCACAAAAAAATGAGCAACATGGCCTGCCAGATAGATTCTGACAAACAAACTGTTGCAACGGCACCTGGCGCTATAAAATAGGCAGTGAAACACTCAgtagaccatcaagtgcagccggCACACTGTGTAGGACAAACAACAACcccatgaaaaacaaaaccccagTAAGTTTGCAAATATTGGGCTAAGAGGAGGGAGGAAGCAACAAAATCCCGCAGACATGTGCGAGGCAAGAAGGAGAACAACGAAAAGGATGGGGGAAAGAAAAAGATGCAAAAAAATGTAGAAAAACACACACGGTCTCGTGCGAGGTAAGAACCAAGGATGCGAAAAAGTAGGAGAAAAAAATGAATGCAAGAATAGAGGGAAGGAAACATAAGAGAGCGAAACACTAACgaggctaagaaacaaagccaacCCACAGCGCAACATGACCAACGGCCTCGGGAGAGAACCATCACTAAAACACATGCAAACTAGTAGGTTAGCGAGGAAGGAAAGTATATCGGGGCAATAAGCAAGTAAGGTAACTGAAGAAGGGAGCACAAATCATTCTGCCACAGACCCGAAGGAGTCACGCAAGGGGAAACCAACCGACGTACCATGTGGATGACATACAAGAGGCCACCTAACAATGAGAATGGAGTAGATCTGAGTATCCAGGAGAGATGTGTTAGCAAAAAATATAGAATAAAGAGTGGGGCAGCAGGGACGAAGAGGGAGCACGACAATATAAGAGGAAACAATTTGGCATCTCAACGATGCGAGCTGTACAAAGAAGCGGTGCGACATGGGCAGAAATGGCGTGGCTCTCCCACGATGTGCACATGGTGAGCAAGCCTATTTCACATGTCTTAGGACCTCTGACGCGATTAGAGGGTGTGAAGATCCTCTTGCAGGGAGAGCCGATCTGGAGCGACTCGTGGATCATCCTGCATACACCACGCAGAACTTGAGCCACCGATATAGGTGGCCAAATGGTTGCAAGGGCCACCAAGGATGGGGATGCAGAAGTCGAACAAGTGAGATAATCAAATCTGGTTGTATTAAAAAAGAAAAATAGTCAATACTTTTTGTCAGACTTCTACATCAAGGAGTGGCCGAGATCAAGTACGCTCTAGTTCGACGCATGTCCGAGACATATCGCACGCCATGGATGGCGGTGGGGAGACGTGGGCACCGTTCTAATGGGTGGGGTGACGTGGGCACCGTTCTAATGCTGATGCATCTTAGCCCACCTATTTCGACGTGGATAGCGTATCACTCTTGTGTGTATTCACTTCGTTCCACAATTCCTGACGCAGATTCAGATGTATCCATTCGCAAAATatgtatagatacatctaaattttacgATACAAATTATGGAACGAGGAAGTATAATTGAACCAAAGGTATTTAAATTCACACAGAAATTAAATGGCTTGATATTTATTAATTTCTATTCTAGTCAAACAATAAGTCTAGGTAAAAGTTGCTATGCATGATTGTTGTCGCGTAAGTGGCTAATACTCGATGCGTTTTTTCAACTTGAGAGCACTCAAATATGTACGCACTAAACTTTCCTTTAGAAAGCATAGGCGAGAAGAAGTCGATGGAGTAGAGTATAGCGAAAGGAAAATCGAGCACTCCCTTAGACGTTTCCAACATATTAAAGAGAGGTTAAAAAAAAAGAGGGTCAATTAAACCAAGATGCATGTCTCTTTAAATTCGTCAACCCAAACCTGGCCAGCTCCTTTGATTTCTTCACGCAATTTAAATTAATGGAGCCATTCGTGCGTGCCATCATCCGTTATTCGTGCTATTTTTGTCACCTTCGTGCTTGTCTTCCGCCAGTTTCATGGCGACCAATTAAGCCAACAAGCTGCGGAGGAAACTGTTGGATCCGTTTCTTCCTACAAAGCCGCATCACCTCGAGCTCGCCACGAGCCAAGGACCCAGAAACCATTCCCCTCCATGCCATTCGCCAGATCATCCTCACCTGCGGCAACGACGCCGTCGCCGTCGGTCGAGCGTGCGCACGTTAACGAGAGCTAGCACCACCACGCTGTGACGCCGGTTTGTGTCTGGCCGGAAGGCAATGGGGTGCGCCACCTCCATAGAGGCGCGTCGCGAAATGCGCTGGGTGGAACCGGCAGCGGTGGCCGGCCCGCGCCCCAGCCGAAGCTTCTCGCTGCCGTCCGTCGACCGGCAACGGCTGCGGTCCAAGGCCGCGTCGGTGCTGGGCAACCTCGGCCTCGCCCAAGGCCGGCGCTCCGGCGCGACGTCGTGCAAGTACGCCAGCCTGACGGTCGACGAGATCATGATGAAGTTCGAGAGTGACTGCGCCGCCGGCGCGGGGGATATGATTGTGATCGGCCCTGTCAAGGAGATGGAGGCGCCAATGCGGCAGAGAGTCGTCAGGCCCAGCACGCCCACGCGGACGCCGCCCAACGAGCCGGAGGTGATCAACGCGTGGGAGCTCATGGCCGGGCTCGACGACTTCGAGGCGCCGACGCCGCGTGCAGCGAATCATCATCAGCCGCCTGCGCCGACGACGCCGCCGTGGATGCAGGCCGACGCGGACGTGCCCATGGCCTTCGAGTTTGACCCAGAGATACTGTCCGGCTTCCGGGAGGCTCTTGCGGAGGACACGTCCCGGTCCCAGCCGGTCACGGCTAGCTCGCCCACGGGCAATGAGGAACCGGCATCGCGGAAGGTCGCCCACGACGCCAGTGCGTGCACGCCGGTTTCGCCGGCCACCAGGGACATGCCGGAGCTCTCGGGCATCGTCCGCGCCCGCATCAACGCGTTCCAGGAAAAGATCATCGAGCGGAGGGCGAGCAACGGCGGCCGCGACGCGAAGGTCGCGGCAGCGGCGCTGGGGCCGCCGGGAGGGAAGCGGAGGGCGGTGGTGTACTTCACCAGCCTCCGCGGCGTGCGCAAGACATTCGTGGAATGCTGCTCCGTGCGCAGCATCCTGCGTAGCTACGGCGTGCGCATCGACGAGCGCGACGTGTCTCTTCACGCCGCCTTCAAGGTCGAGCTCGCGCAGCTCCTGAAGCCGACGACGGGCAGCGCGCTCCCGCGCGTGTTCGTCGACGGGCGGTACCTCGGCGGGGCCGAGGACGTGCAGGTGCTGCACGAGGCAGGCGAGCTGGCGCGCGCGCTGGAGGGATGCGACGCCGCGCCGGTGCGCAAGCTCGGGTGCATGGAGGCGTGCGCGGCCTGCGGCGACGTCCGGTTCGTCCCCTGTGAGACGTGCTACGGCAGCTGCAAGATCTTCGTCGAGGACGAGGATGAGGACGAAGGCGGCGAGTTCCGGCGGTGCCCAGACTGCAACGAGAACGGCCTCATCGGATGCCCCGTCTGCAGTTGCTGATGTTTTCTTTGTTACAGTGTACCGTAGATTAAAACTCTCCTATGTTTTTAGCTGGTTTGTACTTTGTACAGTGTGAAGAGCATTTACAGAAGAATTTTATGCGGCCAGAGGTTTGCTTAGGCTCCTAATAATAATTGTCTCTCCTTTTATGCGTCTCTATTATTGTTCATACGTAGATCGAAGAGGTCAAATTTTGTTGGTGAAGAGCCAAGGCAGTGAGATGAATTTACTGAAATTGTGTTGATGCTGTAGAACTGCTGTGGCAGAGACTATGTAATTCGGTTCAGGATTCAACCCGAGCTGTGTCAAAAATGAAATCTATGTTTGAACAATCGACGTGGGAAGAACGTTCTGCAGTAAGGTCAGCAAGTCATCACTGAAATGGATAATGAATGAATAAGCAAGGGACCAGCAGAAAGTAAGAAACATGACTGCACGATCACCTGAATGTATTCTGCATAAATAGCTTGTTCAAGCAACATTTGTTGTCTGAATAACCGACAGTTGTTATCTGGCTAGTACAGTACTGTTATTATATACCATAGACAGAATGATGCGTACATATCATACCTTGACATCAATACTAGTGTCTGGACAACTGATTTTTTGCTTAACTGAAACAACTGACTGTATGCACTGCGTGTTTATATCCACTTATTAATTCTGCCGGCCATGAGCAGCCAAATTTTCAGCGGCCTTGGCAGCCCGGGTGAGAGCCTCGGACACCATCATAGCTCctgcagaaaagtagctgctggtCAGGATGCCGTTTGCAACCTTAACTGCTGTTCTTCCGGTCACACTCGCCACGGTCCTGGTTGTCCCGGATACGTTGTACGTCTCGTCCACTGATCTGATCGCACCATAGCCGGCGCTGACTCTGTCGGTTAGACCGATTCTCTTGCTCAGCTCTGCAGCCTTTGCTGCTGCAGACCCCGTGATCTGGTAGGACTCGTCGAAAGCTCTAGCCTTCGACAAAGCATCCTTGCTGAGTATGTATCCCCTCGCCAGCATCGTCTTCACGACATCCTGAGCCACGGTGAAAGCTTCCTGTGGAGTGGAGTTGAACTGGCATGCTTGATAGTCCTGCAAAATGTTGCAGTGATGAAAAACAAAATGTCAGCTAATGACATTAATGTCACATTCAGATTAGGCTATGTGAAGCTGGTCATACTTAAAAGAGATAATCATTTAATATTTCACGTAAGGAGATAATTGTCTTTCATTTAACAAAAAGTAAAATAAATTTACTGACTGACAGTGTTTTGTTTTTATTTAGTAGTTTTTTTTtcacatattgctattactgactTACTATGTGACCAAGAAAGTCACTTGACAGAAAGAAGGTAATGAACAGGTGAAAATTAGCACCATGAATGAGATATACCCTATATACGATTTCCTCCTCGGCCTGCCAAGTTGGCCTGTCCCAGAAATTAGAAGGCTCATCAGGTTGCCAAGTTGGCCTGTCCCAGAAATTAGAAGGCTCATCAGGTTGTCCCCAGCGAGATATGCAGACCGGCTGATCCACAATAGTAGCCCCCTGTCAAAATGCAAAGTGTGCTCAACGGCAAAAAAAAGAGAAAGTACATGTTTGCAATACAATGGGGCTATGTTGAAGAAATAGTCATCTAAATGGTTCAGCAATGGCAACTTCCAGATTACTCAAATTCACACAGATATGGGTTATTTAATTTGAAGATTAGGCCTAAAGTAGTGGATACACAAATATTGGAAAAAGAACACCTGACCACTTTTTGTCAATTGTAAACAGTTACATTTCAGGGACTTCGCCAGTATTAAATCTGAGCTAAACAATTTACTTGAGATGATGGAATGCAGGGGATTATGACAGAAAATTACCAGTACTTGTGTACATTAACATGTAAGATATACCAGACTATCAGTAActcaaaagaaaaaccaaagaacgTATCCTAGTGAAGGAAACTAAATACCACACTGAATGAAAAGATCATGGAATGTTAGGAATCATAGGAACCAGATATGACATTATAAGAAAATGGTCAGGACCATTAGTTTGAAATATATTGCTGCCAATAAAACTTACACTGAGCAATACTGCAGTTTCCAAGGCATAGGGTTCCTTGAAAGTCACATAAGCAGTAGAACCATATCCTCCTGATCTGTTAGTGTAAATTAGTCAGAAAATGGATGATAAAGAGAAACAAATTGAAATAACACGATTTTAATTGAACAATCAGGTTATAATTGGAGATTAAAAATGATCAGCAAAAAGGATAAATATTCCTAGGTCTGAAAGTCTAACAAGCATGGCGTATCTTGAAATTTGCTCACCATGACATCATAAATAGTAAATTGTAACTTATGAAGGGCAAGTAAATATTACCTGATAAGGTCTATATGCTCAATAGGGCCAGAGAATGAGAAGAACTCATGAAGATCACTTTCAGATGCGCTGCTTGATAGGTTAGTGACTTCTACCGTGTATCCCGTTCCACTCATGATTCTGTAGATCATCAAACACAAAGGTTGAGAATTTCCTGCAGATGTGTTACATGCGCTTCTAGTAATTTATTGTGCATATCAAAGTAGTACACTACTACCAGGGATCTACAAGTGCTACTTTAAAATCTATAACATTAAATTATATTTGTACCGGTAATACATGAGCTGCAAACATTATAGTTGATTATGCTGTTCTATGAGAGATGCTTTTAGGGAAATTTGGGCATTTCTCAATTTACTtattcaattatatctttttgtcctACAACTATACAGGCATGATATAGCTGTAAAGTCTACATGGAAATAAATTTTGAAATTGATTTATGATGCTTTCTATCACAGCGAGGAAACTGTCATTTATAGGAACAGACAAAAAATCATAGATTTATTAGCTGGTTCAGCTAAATATATTTAGTAAACAAGTTATATGGTGGTTGCGTCATCACAATAATACCTGGATTACAAAGCTATGGACACTAATATGTATATTAACAGAAGGAGATCTGCAGCAAATTAGCGCAAACAAGGTACTACAACAGAAGGTGACCTGGATAAAAATAGAAATTAACACCATGGAATGGCATTCTCTCCATTTTTTCCTCTTTCTGACCGTGATTTGCTAAATGAAGGACTTTTTAAAAGATCCCCTTGCGCTTTGTGGCAGGTCGAACTTTGCAGTATTGGACTTGATATAAGAAGCCAGAACGGATTTTTTTTTGTTCTTGAGTGTCTATAATGAGTTAAGATTTAAAAGTATATTATATGTTCCCCACAGGACACAGATGGAAATCTGTGACGAGGAGCGTTTTTTTTTATTGTTCCCCACATACTATTATTAGGCATCTACATTAATTGAGTGGTTCATTAGTAGCAGAACATCCAAGCAAGGCATGTACTATACAACTTTATTTGGTGACTTTGGCCCGTGAGTCAAATACCACTGCAAAAAGATTATGGATCTAGAGGAGTCGGTGGTATCTTGTGACGTGTGCAATAGCTTTCCAGCTAACACTTGAGGCTGAAGCTTTTGAGCTAGTTGATCTCAATCTACTACTCCGCGTATTTTTTTATTACGTCGTGTTGCTTTGCTCCTCTGATGCACTGCCAAAAAGATAATTCCATAACTGAACCACTCGTATATGTTTTTTCCTGCCCAAAGTCATTCACTGTTCACCTAGCAGATTCTAGAACCTTGGCAACTAAAACTATCCCCGGCCTAAACAATTCCATGAACGAAGTATGATCATCGTTTGCCGCACACGCTTTCAGTAGAAAACTGTCGCGCTTGACACACGAAGAGGCATCCGATAAAGGTAAGCAGAACATACTGGTATCAGAACCTGGAGCAAAATTGGACAGGACTGAGCGAAATCACGCAAAGGACCAACAGAAGTAGCAAAGCACTCGACACAACGGGCAAAGAAATCGAAGAACTAAGCAGGTGTGCGGAAGCAAAATCCCTACTTCCTGGCGACGGATCATGGCGGCAATGATTCCAACCAATCGAACCAAAATCAGAGGCTTTGGGGGAAGGAACACTTACCGCCCCTTCAGTTCTCTCCTTTctggctcctcctcttcgtcttcctcctgGCCCTCCTCCCTTTGCAATCACGCACGCAGCCTAGCAGCACCACTACCCACCGCAGGAAGCCGCGCGCGCCGGTCCAAACCCCGAAAGATTGGCGGCAGGCAGGCGGAAGCGGTGGCCTTTAGTGCGGCGTGGGGGAGGGCGAGACCTCGATCTCCTACCTAACTGCAACCGACGCCCTTTATCCTGTCTCCCACTCTCGTCAGCCGCGCGCGCGGTGGGATCGCCGGGatggtcttcttcttctcttctcggGGGGTGGAGACCAGTCATGGAGGAGTGTGGACTGCTGGTTCGGCCAATCATATCTTCCTTCACATGGACTGCCATGGCTGCCTCAGGTGGCCCGCTCAGATGCCCTAAGGCCTATCCGTCTCCGGCAATGTGCACGTGTGCAGTACATTCAAAGCCCAATGGGCCTCCGCACCACTCTAGAAAATGAGTTTAGATGGGTCTCTGAATGGGCCCTTTTCAAATGGAATACAAAAAAAACTTTTCTAAAATGGAAATCCCTAGGAACAACAATTAAAGTTATATTAACATAGGTACATGAAAAATAGGAAGATCCTGATTGGATGGGCTATAGGCCTATAGCCATTCTTAGTACCAAACTAGCACTATGTCTCCGTGTGTTGCTAGGAAGCCATAAAATGTAAAATGTTAGGTCATTCGGCTGGGAGATCATAGAAAGAAGTTCGTTTCCTACAACCGTTGGATGACTCAGATGataagaaaaagggaaaaataaGGAGAGGTGCAAGTGTTGAGGTGTTGGagaatccaaaaaaaaaaaccgtGGGCAATCACTATAAGATTTGGAAGGAGAGCCGAGAATTTGCATAAGCATGAATCTCTACAAAAGAGATTTGTGAACGCATTAGAAACTTGCCTACATCGACGAGACAAAGGTTTACTATCTGAACATCGGCCAAGGACGCATGCCGACTTTGGCAGACAAGGCTAGAGAAGATGGAAGGAATGCACAACTCGTGATAGAGAAGAATATAGGATTAATACTTGAAGGGGGGCAAATGACCATTTGACTACGTAGATGGGGCCATGTAGAATTTTTTTAGAAAATACAGGGGGCAATACTCATAGTttatggggggggggggtggggggttATCAAAGATTTCCAGCATAGGAGGGGCATGGCCGCAACGCCCCTAGCTCCGCCCCTGACTCATAAGATTTGGAGGACACAATCCATGAGAACGCACTTCCATTGGCTACATGTGGATACGAAATACGCCTTCGTTAAGGTGAAGCAGCCGGGAGACTTATTTCCAAGCAATGGTGTCTCGACCGCCATGGCATATCCTTCCTTGCACACAAAAAAAGAAAGTACAAGCACAAGCAAACAATATTATTGAGAAATGAGACCCCTTCCACTTGATGCCAAAGTCATGATCTGCATCGAGGGCACTGGCTAGATGGCTATGTTGCCTTTTTACCACCTAAAGCGACATCGCTAGAAACATCAAGAATGTTTTGGCACATAAACTGAATCCTTATTCAGACGAGATAACATTTATATTTTAAAAACATCGAACGATGGGTGTTTGGGAGACAATCACGAGGCTGATAATCTGGTAGAATGGCGTGGTCTCTCGTCGTGTTTGAATAAGTAGTCTTGTCGGGTCCTTTATGTTATGACGTGGAACCGGGAGAGTTGGCTAGGGGGAGGAAACTctaacccttaagatttttctttGTGCGCGGGTCCAAGGGAATCTTCTAGATCATCTATCACTTACTACACAAGTGAATAACTTGTGCATAGATAGAAGGAATCACATAGAATCCAGGAAAAGGGACATATATAAGCACTCCAAGGTCACAATGAAACACAAGCAACTTAAAAGACATGCAATCTATAAAAAGCTCTAGACGACAAGTCATTTGTAAGAAGTAAGTAGGGTTCTAACCAATAACCACAATGGGAGTCTGAACCTAAATTGTGTCTCTCAGTGTCATTCATCATGGATAATTtatgtcatttgcaattcttgGTCCCAGGTGTAAGCAAATCGCATTTATATCTCCCCGCTCTCTTCTCTCGTGAAGAAATTGACGGAGTTATCAAGCGGCTCCTAGTGGATAAAGCTCCGGGACCGGACGGTTTCAATGGGCTCTTCCTAAAAAGTTGTTGGGATATAATCAAGGAAGACTTCTATCAACTGTGTGACGACTTCTGGGAAGGGAAGATCTCAGTACAGTGCCTCAAAAACTCCTTGATCACTCTAATTCCAAAAATCCTGACACCAGAAACAGGAAATGACTACCGCCCGATATCTCTTCTGAATTGTGTTGTCAAGGTTTTAACTAAACTTCTAGCCGATAGGCTTCAGAAATGGATTATTCGTCTTGTCCACCGTAACCAATACGGTTTCATAAGAAGTGGGACCATCCAAAACTGCCTTGCCCGGGCTTACGAATTCTTGCACCAATGTCATGCATCTGGAGTTGAATGTGTGGTCCTCAAAATCGACTTTGAGAAAGCATTTGACACCGTCAGCCATCAGTCTATCTTGGAGATACTCAAATACAGAGGGTTTGATAGTCGTTGGATCAACATGGTGAGAAACGTTCTCAGTTCAGGGAGCTCGACAGTGTTACTCAATGGGGTGCCTGGGACATAATTTAAATGCAAAAGGGGGTGAGGCACGGCGATCCCCTCTCCCCGCTCCTCTTTGTAGCAATGGGTGATGTCCTTCAATCAGTCATCAACACCGCATGTGCAGACGGTGTCCTCCGCCTACCCATTCAGCAACCGGCCTCTGAAGGCTACCCAGTAATCCAATACGCAGATACCATTGTAGTGCTTCCAGCTTGTTCAGATCAGTTGCGTGCCATGCAGGAGATCCTCCAAGCGTTTGCGAAAACCACAGGACTGAAAATAAATTTCAGCAAAACCCAGCTCTACCCTATCAACATCTATGTTGAGCGGGCAAACGCATTGGCCGCGGAGATTGGATGCAGAGTGGGAGTGATGTCGTTCACCTACCTAGGGCTACCTATGGGAACCACTCGCCCAACAGTGGAAGACTTGATGCCAATGGTTTGTGCGGTGGAAAGGAGACTCTCCAGTACGGCCCTCTGGCTCACCTATGGTGGCAGGCTAACGTACGTCAATTCTGTGATAACTCCTCTGGTTACGTTCGCCATGTGTACGTTGAAAATTCCTATAAAAATCTTCGAGTTTTGTGATAGAGCTCGTAGACACTGCCTTTGGAGGAA
This region of Lolium perenne isolate Kyuss_39 chromosome 2, Kyuss_2.0, whole genome shotgun sequence genomic DNA includes:
- the LOC127336952 gene encoding uncharacterized protein At3g28850; translation: MGCATSIEARREMRWVEPAAVAGPRPSRSFSLPSVDRQRLRSKAASVLGNLGLAQGRRSGATSCKYASLTVDEIMMKFESDCAAGAGDMIVIGPVKEMEAPMRQRVVRPSTPTRTPPNEPEVINAWELMAGLDDFEAPTPRAANHHQPPAPTTPPWMQADADVPMAFEFDPEILSGFREALAEDTSRSQPVTASSPTGNEEPASRKVAHDASACTPVSPATRDMPELSGIVRARINAFQEKIIERRASNGGRDAKVAAAALGPPGGKRRAVVYFTSLRGVRKTFVECCSVRSILRSYGVRIDERDVSLHAAFKVELAQLLKPTTGSALPRVFVDGRYLGGAEDVQVLHEAGELARALEGCDAAPVRKLGCMEACAACGDVRFVPCETCYGSCKIFVEDEDEDEGGEFRRCPDCNENGLIGCPVCSC
- the LOC127336953 gene encoding binding partner of ACD11 1; amino-acid sequence: MSGTGYTVEVTNLSSSASESDLHEFFSFSGPIEHIDLIRSGGYGSTAYVTFKEPYALETAVLLSGATIVDQPVCISRWGQPDEPSNFWDRPTWQPDEPSNFWDRPTWQAEEEIVYRDYQACQFNSTPQEAFTVAQDVVKTMLARGYILSKDALSKARAFDESYQITGSAAAKAAELSKRIGLTDRVSAGYGAIRSVDETYNVSGTTRTVASVTGRTAVKVANGILTSSYFSAGAMMVSEALTRAAKAAENLAAHGRQN